From the Thermococcus sp. 18S1 genome, one window contains:
- a CDS encoding MFS transporter, translated as MESRRLAGILLLILSAFTGTIAFRLATPAIAFYTRDILQASMLSVSIVSMSFVLARAFSSVFGGLILERGKRLVYIGAVAMMGNALAVQLYPLTSTWVQVAGIKLLNGFLNGLSWPMAQFVIAVATPKEIRARVTAIYFFFGSIASLLGNYVYAYTIDLGLGGQMWISSAFFVLTGLIMVASYVLLYERITPKRKKTPDGERPSLDPRRILIIASLMAVIVAFTSGEITYVYVSEALGMDKATTATLIGWAGFLAAMLSYFASWLADVRSERRMVLLTSLLAALSPLLAAVKTAPTVFLGIFLALFAFQSFRPISRKVLASYHRSSLAIGSVNGVQNLSTFLGGMLFGFAYSLGEFQGVVTLNLALLAFTPVSIALLWQGVKLKGGGE; from the coding sequence ATGGAATCCAGACGTCTCGCCGGAATACTCCTGCTCATACTGTCAGCCTTCACCGGCACGATAGCCTTCCGCCTCGCCACCCCCGCCATAGCATTCTATACCCGTGATATACTCCAGGCCTCGATGCTGTCCGTTTCAATCGTCTCGATGTCTTTCGTTCTCGCGAGGGCATTTTCCTCGGTTTTCGGTGGACTGATCCTTGAGAGGGGCAAGAGGCTCGTCTATATCGGCGCGGTGGCCATGATGGGGAACGCCCTGGCGGTTCAGCTCTACCCCCTGACCTCAACATGGGTTCAGGTTGCGGGAATAAAGCTCCTCAACGGCTTTTTAAACGGTCTCAGCTGGCCGATGGCACAGTTTGTAATAGCCGTGGCCACCCCAAAGGAGATAAGGGCGAGGGTTACGGCGATATACTTCTTCTTCGGCAGTATAGCATCCCTCCTCGGAAACTACGTCTACGCCTACACGATAGACCTCGGACTGGGCGGCCAGATGTGGATTTCCTCCGCCTTCTTTGTCCTGACCGGTCTGATAATGGTGGCCAGCTACGTCCTCCTCTACGAGAGGATAACTCCAAAAAGAAAGAAAACTCCCGACGGTGAAAGGCCGAGCCTTGACCCGAGGAGGATTTTAATCATCGCCTCACTGATGGCGGTGATAGTGGCCTTCACGTCCGGCGAGATAACCTACGTCTACGTCTCGGAGGCACTGGGGATGGACAAGGCAACGACCGCGACGCTTATAGGCTGGGCCGGTTTCCTCGCCGCGATGCTCAGCTACTTCGCTTCCTGGCTCGCCGACGTGAGGAGCGAAAGGCGGATGGTTCTGCTCACCTCTCTGTTGGCGGCTCTCTCGCCGCTCCTTGCGGCAGTGAAGACCGCCCCAACGGTTTTCCTGGGGATATTCCTTGCCCTCTTCGCCTTCCAGAGCTTCCGCCCGATTTCCAGAAAAGTCTTGGCGAGCTACCATCGCTCTTCCCTTGCCATCGGGAGCGTTAACGGCGTCCAGAACCTCTCGACCTTCCTCGGGGGAATGCTGTTCGGCTTTGCGTACTCACTGGGCGAGTTCCAAGGGGTTGTAACGCTCAACCTAGCCCTGCTGGCATTCACGCCTGTTTCGATAGCCCTGCTCTGGCAAGGCGTTAAGCTTAAAGGCGGTGGGGAGTAA
- a CDS encoding 50S ribosomal protein L16, producing the protein MGLRPAKIDRDVDKPAYTRRKYIRGAPGPRITIFDMGNLSAEFEYEVSLHAEQAMQIRQNALEAIRIQVNRYLQKNVGRSNYHFKIRVYPFQVLRENPMATGRKADRYGNGMRRPFGKPIGLAARVKKDQKIITVWVNENHLKFALGAMHRAKMKLPYSAYYRIYDKEGNDITSKVLSTMKR; encoded by the coding sequence ATGGGACTGAGACCAGCCAAGATTGATAGGGACGTTGATAAGCCCGCTTACACGAGGAGGAAGTACATCCGCGGTGCGCCCGGTCCGAGAATAACGATCTTCGATATGGGCAACCTCTCAGCCGAGTTCGAGTATGAGGTCAGCCTTCATGCGGAGCAGGCCATGCAGATAAGGCAGAACGCCCTCGAGGCCATCCGTATCCAGGTGAACAGGTACCTCCAGAAGAACGTCGGTAGGAGCAACTACCACTTCAAGATAAGGGTTTACCCGTTCCAGGTTCTTCGTGAGAACCCGATGGCTACCGGAAGGAAGGCCGACCGTTACGGAAACGGTATGAGGAGGCCCTTCGGAAAGCCGATAGGCCTCGCCGCCCGCGTCAAGAAGGACCAGAAGATCATCACCGTCTGGGTGAACGAGAACCACCTCAAGTTCGCCCTCGGTGCCATGCACAGGGCCAAGATGAAGCTGCCCTACAGCGCCTACTACAGGATCTACGACAAGGAAGGCAACGACATCACCAGCAAGGTTCTCTCGACCATGAAGCGCTGA
- a CDS encoding RNA ligase, with product MVSSGFRAMLLKLGVPEDRLAVLEGKGGVVEGEFEGIRYVRFRDSAKGFRRGTVVFDNGDVVLGFPHIKRVVQLESGIKRVFKNKPFYVEEKVDGYNVRVVKVRDRVLALTRGGFICPFTTERILDFINEEFFRDYPNLVLAGEMAGPESPYIVEGPPYVKEDIEFFLFDIQEKGTGRSLSVEERLRLAEEYGIRHVDTFGLYDRSKIKELHELIERLSRERREGIVMKTPDMKRIAKYVTPYANINDIRIGSHIFFDLPHGYFMGRIKRLAFYLAEKHVRGEEFDEYAKALGKAILRPFVESIHEVANGGEVEEVFTVRVKSISTAHRMVTHFERLGVKIHIEDIEDLGNGYWRITFKRVYPDATREMRELWNGRAFVD from the coding sequence ATGGTAAGCTCGGGCTTTAGGGCAATGCTTCTCAAACTCGGCGTTCCCGAGGACAGACTGGCGGTTCTTGAGGGCAAAGGTGGAGTTGTGGAGGGAGAATTTGAAGGCATAAGATACGTCCGCTTCCGGGATTCCGCCAAGGGCTTCCGGCGCGGGACGGTTGTCTTTGACAACGGGGACGTTGTTCTTGGATTCCCCCACATAAAGCGCGTCGTCCAGCTGGAGAGCGGTATAAAGAGGGTCTTCAAGAACAAACCCTTCTACGTTGAGGAGAAGGTGGACGGCTACAACGTCCGCGTCGTGAAGGTGAGGGACAGGGTCCTGGCCCTCACGAGGGGCGGCTTCATATGTCCTTTCACGACGGAGAGGATACTGGACTTCATAAACGAGGAGTTCTTCAGGGACTACCCCAACCTAGTTCTGGCGGGAGAGATGGCCGGGCCGGAGAGTCCTTATATCGTCGAAGGGCCGCCCTACGTGAAGGAGGACATAGAGTTCTTCCTGTTTGATATCCAGGAGAAGGGGACGGGAAGGAGCCTCTCCGTGGAGGAAAGGCTCAGGCTGGCCGAGGAGTACGGGATTCGCCACGTTGACACCTTTGGCCTTTACGATCGCTCGAAGATCAAGGAGCTGCATGAGCTAATCGAAAGGCTCAGCCGGGAGAGGAGAGAGGGCATCGTCATGAAGACTCCGGATATGAAGAGAATCGCGAAATACGTAACGCCGTACGCCAACATCAACGACATCCGGATAGGCTCCCACATATTCTTTGACCTGCCGCACGGCTACTTCATGGGGAGGATTAAACGCCTCGCGTTCTACCTGGCCGAAAAGCACGTCCGGGGCGAGGAGTTCGACGAATACGCGAAAGCCCTTGGAAAGGCCATCCTTCGGCCGTTCGTTGAGAGCATCCACGAAGTTGCCAACGGCGGCGAGGTCGAGGAGGTCTTCACGGTCAGGGTGAAGAGCATAAGCACGGCCCACAGGATGGTGACCCACTTCGAGAGACTCGGCGTGAAGATTCACATCGAGGACATAGAGGACCTGGGCAACGGCTACTGGAGGATAACCTTCAAGAGGGTCTATCCGGACGCGACGCGCGAGATGAGGGAGCTGTGGAACGGCAGGGCTTTCGTGGATTGA